From Permianibacter aggregans, a single genomic window includes:
- the xerC gene encoding site-specific tyrosine recombinase XerC — MNNRPGMRFVGNLSDPQGFELLLQRWLEWLGVQNYSDKSAQNYDVYTRYFMRWCDERGITQPREVTRPVLERYQRYLYHYRKETGEPLSFRGQRARLAALRQFFKWLTKQNYVLYNPAADIELPRVEKRLPRHVLTVSEVEKIMLLPDLSDGLGIRDRAMLEVLYSTGIRRMEVVNLQLYDVDKERGTLMVRLGKGKKDRMVPIGERALAWVEKYLVEVRPLLAINPHEPQLFLTNLGEPFTPARLTQIVRRYVLRAEIGKTGSCHLFRHTMATLMLENGCDIRFIQAILGHVELSTTQVYTQVGIRKLKEIHTLTHPARLERTTRQDEATDTPTREITADDLLDALDAESEDEQDELLDADDE, encoded by the coding sequence TTGAATAACCGACCTGGCATGCGCTTCGTCGGTAACTTGAGTGACCCGCAAGGCTTCGAACTCTTGCTGCAACGCTGGCTGGAATGGCTCGGCGTGCAGAACTACTCGGATAAAAGCGCGCAGAATTATGACGTTTACACCCGTTACTTTATGCGTTGGTGTGATGAGCGCGGCATCACCCAGCCGCGCGAAGTGACAAGGCCAGTGCTGGAACGCTACCAGCGTTACCTTTACCACTACCGCAAAGAAACCGGTGAGCCGCTTAGCTTCCGTGGACAACGCGCAAGACTGGCCGCACTGCGGCAGTTCTTTAAATGGCTGACCAAGCAAAACTATGTCCTGTATAACCCTGCCGCTGATATTGAATTGCCACGCGTTGAGAAACGTCTCCCTCGCCATGTGCTGACCGTCAGTGAAGTCGAAAAGATTATGCTGCTGCCGGATTTAAGTGACGGCTTAGGCATCCGTGATAGAGCGATGCTGGAAGTGTTGTACTCGACCGGTATCCGACGGATGGAAGTCGTCAATCTACAACTCTACGACGTGGACAAGGAGCGCGGCACGCTGATGGTTCGACTCGGCAAAGGCAAGAAAGATCGGATGGTGCCGATTGGTGAGCGAGCGTTAGCCTGGGTCGAAAAGTATCTCGTCGAAGTGCGGCCACTGCTGGCGATTAATCCGCATGAACCGCAGTTGTTCCTGACCAATCTAGGCGAACCGTTTACGCCAGCACGACTGACGCAGATTGTGCGACGTTATGTGCTGCGCGCCGAGATTGGCAAGACCGGCTCGTGTCACTTGTTCCGCCACACGATGGCGACGCTGATGCTGGAGAACGGTTGTGATATCCGTTTTATCCAGGCGATCTTAGGACACGTTGAGTTATCGACGACGCAGGTATACACGCAAGTCGGGATACGGAAGCTGAAAGAGATCCACACGCTGACGCATCCGGCGCGATTGGAACGCACGACGCGACAGGATGAGGCGACGGATACGCCGACGCGCGAAATCACCGCAGACGACTTGCTGGACGCCTTGGACGCGGAAAGCGAGGACGAGCAAGACGAACTGCTTGATGCGGACGACGAGTGA
- a CDS encoding CHC2 zinc finger domain-containing protein: MARIPEDQIERLKTEVSLVRLVEAKGVELKKHGKDYLGRCPFHDDKTPSLVVTPESNLWHCLGACNVGGSVIDWVMKTESVSFRHAVELLRERSGMVEAAGPVIESRSKATQKKLTSPLVASDADDQTLLRRVVGFYHETLKQSPEALAYLEKRGLHSPELIDRFQLGYANRTLAYRLPDKKLKGGEIRTRLQQLGIFSDKGHEFLNGSFVVPLMDENGRVVQMYGRKLLDNLRVGTPKHLYLPGAHAGIFNAEALKATDEIIVCEALIDAMTFWVHGFRNVTTAYGINGFTDELLQAFVTHQIKRVLIAFDRDEAGDKAAAELAEKLIKNGIECYRVNFPKGMDANEYALQVKPAAKSLGLVLRKAEWMGKSSPVTARNNMDSGDEFTSLAAEVLPESASPIPESKPLNVDADVKESEAVFNFGERRYRVRGLAKNSSVELLKINLLVSQGEAFHVDTLDLYSAKARQAFIKQAGLEIGCGEDTLKSDLGKILLKLEELQEQQLKKVLEPKAAEIVIDDEDKAAALELLKSPNLLDRVLTDLKTCGVIGEDVNKLTAYLACTSRKLPKPLAILIQSSSAAGKSSLLDAVLSLMPDEERVQYSAMTGQSLFYMGETNLKHKILAIAEEAGAERASYALKLLQSDGALTMASTGKDPVSGNLVTQEYRVEGPVMIAMTTTAIDNDPELLNRCIVLTVNESREQTRAIHAQQRARRTLAGLQAQAEREHVLRLHRNAQRLLRPLAVMNPYAEQLTFIDNQTRTRRDHEKYLSLIDTMALLHQHQRPIKTTTHKGKPLEYLEVRLSDIALANRLAHEVLGRSLDELPPQTRNLLQAIHRMVEERSAALEMKRGDYRFSRREVRDYTQWGNTQLKLHIQRLEDMEYLIVHRGGRGSTLVYELAYNGEGDQGERFLPGLIDVAALGYDEKKSGPIDEKSAPSRGQVGPKSVGGRDGELAENLGDLAAESSSDDEDAESAHPACKNGVSYRNETTIAAKPN; encoded by the coding sequence ATGGCTCGAATACCGGAAGACCAGATCGAACGCTTGAAAACCGAGGTATCGCTGGTCCGGCTGGTCGAGGCCAAAGGCGTCGAGCTGAAAAAACACGGCAAAGATTACTTAGGCCGCTGCCCGTTCCATGACGACAAAACCCCGTCTTTAGTCGTGACCCCGGAATCGAACCTCTGGCATTGCCTGGGCGCCTGCAACGTTGGCGGCAGCGTCATTGATTGGGTGATGAAGACGGAATCGGTCAGCTTCCGGCATGCGGTGGAATTGCTGCGGGAACGTTCCGGAATGGTGGAGGCTGCTGGTCCGGTTATCGAATCACGCAGCAAAGCCACCCAGAAAAAACTGACTTCGCCTTTAGTCGCTTCCGATGCTGATGACCAAACGCTGCTGCGCCGAGTCGTAGGGTTCTATCACGAAACACTCAAACAAAGTCCTGAAGCCTTGGCCTATCTGGAAAAGCGCGGCCTGCATTCGCCAGAACTGATAGACCGCTTCCAATTGGGTTATGCCAATCGAACGCTGGCGTATCGCTTGCCGGACAAGAAACTCAAAGGCGGCGAAATCCGCACCCGCTTGCAGCAACTCGGCATCTTTAGCGACAAAGGCCATGAGTTTTTAAACGGTTCATTCGTTGTGCCGCTTATGGATGAAAACGGCAGAGTGGTCCAGATGTATGGCCGCAAGTTGCTGGATAACTTGCGTGTTGGCACACCAAAACATCTGTATCTACCCGGTGCCCATGCCGGGATTTTTAATGCTGAAGCACTGAAAGCCACTGACGAGATAATCGTCTGTGAAGCGTTAATCGATGCCATGACCTTCTGGGTACATGGCTTTAGGAACGTCACCACGGCTTACGGCATCAATGGTTTTACTGATGAACTGCTGCAGGCGTTCGTGACGCATCAGATCAAACGGGTATTGATTGCGTTCGACCGTGACGAAGCCGGCGACAAAGCCGCTGCCGAACTGGCCGAAAAACTGATTAAAAACGGCATCGAGTGTTACCGCGTCAACTTCCCGAAAGGCATGGATGCCAATGAGTACGCCTTGCAAGTGAAACCTGCTGCTAAATCCTTGGGGCTAGTGCTCAGAAAAGCCGAATGGATGGGAAAGAGTTCTCCGGTCACCGCCCGAAACAACATGGATAGCGGCGATGAATTTACTTCTTTAGCCGCCGAAGTTTTACCCGAATCCGCTTCTCCGATACCGGAATCAAAACCGTTAAACGTTGATGCTGACGTGAAAGAATCCGAAGCCGTCTTTAACTTCGGTGAACGCCGTTACCGCGTGCGCGGCTTGGCGAAAAACAGTAGCGTCGAGCTGCTGAAAATCAATCTGCTCGTCTCGCAAGGCGAGGCGTTCCACGTCGATACGCTGGACCTGTACAGTGCCAAAGCCCGGCAGGCGTTTATCAAACAAGCCGGATTAGAAATCGGTTGTGGCGAAGACACACTGAAATCTGACCTCGGCAAAATCCTGTTGAAACTGGAAGAACTGCAAGAACAGCAACTGAAGAAAGTGCTGGAACCAAAAGCCGCCGAAATCGTTATCGACGACGAAGACAAAGCCGCCGCCCTTGAGTTGCTGAAATCGCCCAATCTGCTGGACCGAGTATTAACTGACCTCAAAACCTGCGGAGTTATCGGTGAGGACGTCAACAAGCTCACCGCTTACTTGGCCTGCACCTCACGCAAATTGCCAAAGCCGTTAGCGATATTGATCCAATCGAGTTCCGCAGCCGGTAAATCGTCCTTACTCGATGCCGTGTTGTCGTTAATGCCGGATGAGGAACGAGTCCAATACTCAGCGATGACCGGGCAATCGTTGTTCTACATGGGCGAGACAAATCTGAAGCATAAAATCCTCGCCATTGCCGAAGAAGCCGGCGCAGAACGCGCCAGTTACGCGCTAAAGCTGCTGCAATCGGATGGCGCCTTAACGATGGCTTCAACCGGTAAAGATCCAGTTAGTGGCAATCTGGTGACGCAGGAATACCGGGTCGAAGGTCCGGTGATGATTGCGATGACCACGACCGCGATTGATAACGATCCGGAACTGCTCAATCGTTGCATCGTGCTGACCGTCAATGAGTCGCGCGAACAAACCCGCGCCATCCATGCCCAGCAGCGCGCCCGGCGCACGCTGGCAGGACTGCAAGCGCAAGCCGAGCGGGAACACGTATTGCGGCTGCATCGCAACGCGCAGCGTCTCTTAAGGCCATTGGCGGTGATGAATCCCTACGCCGAGCAACTGACGTTTATCGATAACCAAACCCGTACCCGTCGCGATCACGAGAAATACCTGAGCTTGATCGACACGATGGCACTGCTGCACCAGCATCAGCGGCCGATCAAAACCACGACCCACAAAGGCAAGCCGCTGGAATATCTCGAAGTCCGGCTGTCCGATATTGCCCTGGCGAATCGTCTGGCGCATGAAGTGCTGGGCCGGTCGCTGGATGAGCTACCGCCGCAGACGCGCAATCTGTTGCAGGCGATCCATCGGATGGTCGAGGAACGCAGCGCGGCGCTGGAAATGAAACGCGGCGATTATCGATTTAGCCGCCGAGAGGTGCGCGATTACACGCAGTGGGGCAACACGCAATTGAAGCTGCACATACAGCGACTGGAAGACATGGAATACCTGATCGTGCATCGCGGCGGCCGGGGTTCGACGCTGGTGTATGAGCTTGCCTACAACGGCGAAGGCGATCAGGGCGAACGCTTCCTGCCAGGACTGATCGACGTGGCGGCACTCGGCTATGACGAAAAGAAGTCGGGGCCAATTGATGAGAAGTCGGCTCCAAGTCGGGGTCAAGTCGGCCCCAAGTCGGTGGGTGGTCGGGATGGTGAACTTGCAGAAAACCTCGGTGATTTAGCTGCCGAATCGAGTTCGGACGATGAAGATGCTGAAAGCGCACATCCTGCGTGCAAAAACGGTGTGTCGTACCGTAACGAAACTACCATTGCCGCGAAGCCGAATTGA
- a CDS encoding helix-turn-helix domain-containing protein, with protein sequence MGLSNPIYVFRMSIRDRMIALRQQHKLTQHEMADMVGLHVNQIRRYETGHAQPSLDALKKIAVALRITLDELVFDEGERGPAQDLRLQFEAISQFDDEDRLVAQAVLEGLILKYQAKQALSRQDAAKKKTG encoded by the coding sequence ATGGGTCTATCCAATCCCATTTATGTTTTCCGCATGAGCATCCGTGACCGCATGATCGCCCTGCGCCAGCAACACAAGCTGACCCAGCACGAGATGGCCGATATGGTCGGCCTGCACGTCAACCAGATCCGCCGCTATGAGACAGGCCACGCCCAGCCATCGCTTGATGCTCTCAAGAAGATCGCCGTGGCTTTGCGTATCACGCTTGATGAGTTGGTGTTCGATGAAGGCGAACGAGGCCCTGCTCAGGACTTACGTTTGCAGTTCGAAGCGATCAGCCAATTCGACGACGAAGATCGGCTGGTTGCCCAAGCCGTGTTGGAAGGATTGATTTTGAAGTACCAAGCCAAGCAGGCGCTCAGCCGGCAGGATGCCGCCAAGAAGAAGACTGGATAA